The Maniola hyperantus chromosome 12, iAphHyp1.2, whole genome shotgun sequence genome has a segment encoding these proteins:
- the LOC117986990 gene encoding myrosinase 1-like isoform X1 has product MQSLSRVAHIVILACFSLLFTATGVSTLVSKNGLSNYSFPDNFIFGVATAAFQIEGGWNEDGKGESMWDTYLHKHPNFTVDHSNGDIAADSYHKYKQDIIMIQSLGVKYYRMSISWPRILPNGTDHYINKAGVRYYRKLLLELIKAKITPVVTLFHWDMPTALMDLGGWTNPKMVDYFEDYARVVFSLFGDIVKTWTTMNELHVHCYNGYDLKNFVPAMQSHGVGVYLCSHYMLLAHARAYHLYDKEFRPMQKGKIGLTLDVFYGEPKDSNNKIDVEAAERYLQMHLGLYAHPVYSKEGDYPVLVRERIDNMSRIQGYPRSRLPVFTPEEVEMVRGTSDFFGINHYTSVLISPSEMEPGWLIPSLDHDVGVKSEQDPKWPIPGAEWLAVHPPGLRKIVNWITNNYGTRVPIIITENGSSDFGGLNDYARVSYFNKYLYQLLLAMHEDGCRVEGYFAWTLMDDFEWSDGYTVKFGLFHVDFNSTERTRTPKLSALNYKEIVRTRRINFNYIKMPSYKFNNL; this is encoded by the exons ATGCAGAGCCTGAGTAGAGTCGCCCATATCGTCATTCTAGCGTGCTTCag CCTGCTGTTTACTGCAACAGGAGTGAGCACGTTAGTAAGCAAGAATGGGCTGAGCAACTATTCGTTTCCGGACAATTTCATTTTCGGAGTCGCAACGGCTGCATTTCAAATTGAGGGGGGTTGGAATGAAGACG gcaaaGGCGAAAGTATGTGGGACACCTACTTACACAAACATCCAAATTTCACAGTGGATCATTCAAACGGTGACATAGCTGCCGATTCTTACCACAAATATAAGCAAGACATAATCATGATCCAATCTCTCGGAGTCAAATATTACAGAATGTCAATATCATGGCCAAG gATCCTCCCAAACGGAACTGACCACTACATAAATAAAGCAGGTGTCCGTTATTACCGCAAGCTCTTGCTAGAACTAATAAAAGCCAAAATAACCCCCGTAGTCACACTTTTCCACTGGGATATGCCTACAGCGCTTATGGACTTAGGTGGGTGGACAAACCCAAAAATGGTGGATTACTTTGAGGACTACGCAAGAGTAGTGTTTAGCTTATTTGGAGATATTGTTAAAACATGGACGACGATGAACGAGCTTCATGTACATTGTTATAAC GGTTATGATCTCAAAAACTTTGTTCCGGCTATGCAATCGCACGGCGTTGGAGTGTATTTATGCTCGCATTATATGCTCTTGGCACATGCGCGAGCCTACCATTTATATGACAAGGAATTTCGACCAATGCAAAAAG GTAAAATTGGACTAACTCTCGATGTGTTCTATGGAGAACCAAAGGATAGTAACAATAAAATAGATGTGGAAGCTGCTGAGAGATACCTTCAGATGCAT TTGGGACTGTACGCCCATCCAGTTTATTCCAAAGAGGGAGACTACCCCGTGCTTGTGCGAGAAAGGATTGATAACATGAGTCGAATCCAAGGATACCCAAGATCTCGTCTGCCAGTGTTTACTCCCGAAGAG GTTGAAATGGTACGGGGAACTTCCGACTTTTTTGGCATCAACCATTATACTAGCGTTTTGATATCTCCATCTGAAATGGAACCTGGCTGGCTGATACCCTCACTTGACCACGACGTAGGAGTGAAGTCGGAACAAGATCCTAAATGGCCAATTCCTGGAGCAGAATGGCTGGCA GTACACCCACCGGGCTTACGAAAAATTGTCAATTGGATTACTAATAATTATGGAACCAGGGTTCCTATTATAATAACGGAAAACGGATCCTCTGACTTCGGTGGTCTCAACGACTACGCACGAGTGTCCTATTTCAATAAGTATCTCTACCAACTATTGCTAGCTATGCACGAAGATGGATGCAgagttgaaggatattttgcaTGGACGCTCATGGATGATTTTGAATGGTCAGATGGATACAC